A region of Streptomyces halobius DNA encodes the following proteins:
- a CDS encoding ABC transporter ATP-binding protein translates to MTEPSKTESSKADTAAGSSRTGSSRTDTAAEATGVAVPGQEHQPHQPPPEDSFLSVRDLRIHFDTDDGLVKSVNGVSFDLRAGRTLGIVGESGSGKSVTSLGIMGLHRSERARISGQVWLGGEELIGADPDRVRRLRGRHMAMIFQDPLSALHPYYTVGSQISEAYRVHHDVDKKTARKRSVEMLDRVGIPEPHQRFRDYPHQFSGGMRQRAMIAMALINNPELLIADEPTTALDVTVQAQILDLIRDIQKEFGSAVIIITHDLGVVAELADDLLVMYGGRCVERGPAEKVFSEPRHPYTWGLLGSMPRIDRDQTDRLVPVKGSPPSMINVPSGCAFHPRCPYADVPEDDVTRTVLPELRQVDDGHYSACHMAQGERERIWTEEIAPKL, encoded by the coding sequence ATGACCGAGCCGAGCAAGACAGAGTCGAGCAAGGCCGATACGGCGGCCGGGTCGAGCAGGACCGGGTCGAGCAGGACCGATACGGCGGCCGAGGCGACGGGCGTCGCCGTGCCCGGGCAGGAGCACCAGCCGCATCAGCCGCCCCCCGAGGACTCCTTTCTGTCCGTGCGGGACCTGCGGATCCACTTCGACACCGACGACGGCCTGGTGAAGTCCGTCAACGGCGTCAGCTTCGACCTCAGGGCCGGGCGGACGCTCGGCATCGTCGGCGAGTCCGGCTCGGGCAAGTCGGTGACCTCGCTGGGCATCATGGGGCTGCACCGCAGCGAGCGGGCCCGGATCTCGGGCCAGGTGTGGCTCGGTGGCGAGGAGCTGATCGGCGCCGACCCGGACCGGGTGCGCCGGCTGCGCGGCCGCCACATGGCGATGATCTTCCAGGACCCGCTGTCCGCGCTGCACCCGTACTACACGGTGGGTTCACAGATCTCCGAGGCGTACCGGGTCCACCACGACGTCGACAAAAAGACCGCGCGCAAGCGGAGCGTGGAGATGCTCGACCGGGTCGGCATCCCCGAGCCGCACCAGCGGTTCCGGGACTACCCGCATCAGTTCTCCGGCGGCATGCGCCAACGCGCGATGATCGCGATGGCGCTGATCAACAACCCTGAGCTGCTGATCGCGGACGAGCCCACCACCGCCCTGGACGTCACCGTCCAGGCGCAGATCCTGGACCTGATCCGCGACATCCAGAAGGAGTTCGGCTCGGCGGTCATCATCATCACCCACGACCTGGGGGTGGTGGCCGAACTCGCCGACGACCTGCTGGTGATGTACGGCGGCCGGTGCGTGGAGCGCGGCCCGGCGGAGAAGGTCTTCTCCGAGCCCCGGCACCCCTACACCTGGGGCCTGCTCGGCTCCATGCCACGGATCGACCGTGACCAGACCGACCGGCTGGTCCCGGTCAAGGGATCGCCGCCCAGCATGATCAATGTGCCGTCCGGCTGTGCCTTCCACCCCCGTTGCCCGTACGCGGACGTCCCCGAGGACGACGTCACCCGCACGGTGCTCCCCGAACTGCGCCAGGTCGACGACGGGCACTACTCCGCCTGCCATATGGCGCAGGGGGAGCGGGAGCGTATCTGGACCGAAGAGATTGCGCCGAAGCTGTGA
- a CDS encoding ABC transporter permease, producing MAAYIIRRVFAAVLLLLVVSAVTFAIFFLVPRLGGQTTDSLAAQYIGKNPDPDSIAAVKKNLGLDQPIHVQYWHFIKAIVAGAEYNFGPNPSVCNAPCFGYSFKTHVEVWPEIVQRIPVTFSLAIGAAAIWVISGIATGVLSALKRGSLFDRLAMTIALAGVSLPMFFTGLVSLALFSFNWPVWENLHFVPFSEDPGQWAWNLILPWCTLAFLYSALYARLTRAGMLETMGEDYIRTARAKGLRERKVVFKHGLRSALTPLITIFGMDFALLVGGAVITERVFSLQGMGAYAIQGVTRSDLPIVMGVTLTAAFFIVLCNLLVDLVYAAIDPRVRLS from the coding sequence GTGGCTGCGTACATCATCCGACGCGTGTTCGCCGCGGTACTGCTGCTGTTGGTGGTCAGCGCAGTCACGTTCGCGATCTTCTTTCTGGTGCCCCGGCTGGGCGGACAGACGACCGACTCGCTGGCCGCCCAGTACATCGGCAAGAACCCCGACCCGGACTCCATCGCCGCGGTCAAGAAGAACCTGGGGCTCGACCAGCCGATCCACGTCCAGTACTGGCACTTCATCAAGGCCATCGTGGCCGGCGCCGAGTACAACTTCGGCCCCAACCCCTCGGTCTGCAACGCCCCTTGCTTCGGCTACTCCTTCAAGACCCATGTCGAGGTCTGGCCCGAGATCGTCCAGCGCATCCCGGTCACCTTCTCCCTCGCCATCGGCGCGGCGGCCATCTGGGTGATCTCCGGCATCGCGACCGGAGTGCTCTCCGCACTCAAGCGGGGGTCTCTCTTCGACCGCCTCGCCATGACGATCGCGCTGGCCGGCGTCTCCCTCCCGATGTTCTTCACCGGCCTGGTCTCGCTGGCCCTGTTCAGCTTCAACTGGCCCGTCTGGGAGAACCTCCACTTCGTTCCGTTCAGCGAGGATCCGGGTCAGTGGGCCTGGAACCTGATCCTCCCCTGGTGCACCCTCGCCTTCCTCTATTCCGCGCTCTATGCTCGGCTCACCCGCGCGGGGATGCTGGAGACCATGGGGGAGGACTACATCCGCACCGCGCGGGCCAAGGGCCTGCGCGAGCGCAAGGTGGTCTTCAAACACGGCCTGCGCTCCGCCCTCACCCCGCTGATCACCATCTTCGGCATGGACTTCGCGCTGCTCGTCGGCGGTGCGGTCATCACCGAACGGGTCTTCTCCCTGCAGGGGATGGGCGCGTATGCCATCCAGGGCGTGACCCGCAGCGATCTGCCCATCGTCATGGGGGTGACCCTGACCGCCGCCTTCTTCATCGTTCTCTGCAATCTGCTGGTGGACCTGGTGTACGCCGCGATCGACCCCCGGGTGAGGCTGTCATGA
- a CDS encoding ABC transporter substrate-binding protein: MNTRKTAAVIAATVAMALGASACSGGGSSDSKGGEATANAGLTSIVNKSDKKGGTVTYEHSSGPDSLDPGNTYYGWVQNFSRLYGRSLVTFNPAPGKDGLKLVPDLATSLGKASPDAKTWTYTLRKGVTFEDGTEVTSADVKYAIERSNFAPEALSNGPTYFKNYLIGGDKYKGPYKDKSGKGLDSIETPDKYTIVFKLKKPFAEMDYLAAFSQTAPVPKKADKGAEYVQHIVSSGPYKFQSYSESRGATLVRNPEWDAKTDPIRKALPDKIELKFNVNVTTRDEHLLNNTITADIAGTGLESKTQPKVLTKPAEKAKTDNPYAGATQYLALNVNVKPFDNIECRKAVQYAVDKTGMVNAIGGKPKGDPASTLIPPSVSGYKKFDLYASPDNKGDLDKAREHLKKCGLPKGFKTALTARNDRPDEVTAATQLQGTLKKVGIDADIKTYPADKYFTDYAGVPAYVKKNKLGMMMMAWGPDWPTGFGFLDQIINGNAIKPSGGTNLAELDDPAINQALSAGIATLDDAKRGKIWGDLDQKVAETAVNVPLFYRKNLLYRPDSAANVTVAESYLGMYDYVLMSSTK; this comes from the coding sequence ATGAATACCAGAAAGACGGCAGCTGTGATCGCCGCGACCGTAGCGATGGCGCTGGGCGCCTCGGCGTGCAGTGGCGGCGGTTCCAGCGACAGCAAGGGCGGCGAGGCCACCGCGAACGCCGGGCTGACCAGCATCGTCAACAAGTCGGACAAGAAGGGGGGCACGGTGACCTATGAGCACTCCAGCGGTCCCGACTCCCTGGACCCGGGCAACACCTACTACGGCTGGGTGCAGAACTTCTCCCGGCTGTACGGGCGCTCGCTGGTCACCTTCAACCCCGCGCCGGGCAAGGACGGCCTGAAGCTGGTCCCGGACCTGGCCACCTCGCTCGGCAAGGCCAGCCCGGACGCCAAGACCTGGACCTACACGCTGCGCAAGGGCGTGACGTTCGAGGACGGCACCGAGGTCACCTCGGCCGACGTCAAGTACGCCATCGAGCGCTCCAACTTCGCACCCGAGGCACTGTCCAACGGTCCGACGTACTTCAAGAACTACTTGATCGGTGGCGACAAGTACAAAGGTCCCTACAAGGACAAGTCGGGCAAGGGCCTGGACTCCATCGAGACCCCCGACAAGTACACGATCGTCTTCAAGCTCAAGAAGCCGTTCGCGGAGATGGACTACCTCGCTGCCTTCTCACAGACCGCGCCGGTGCCGAAGAAGGCCGACAAGGGCGCCGAGTACGTCCAGCACATCGTGTCCTCGGGTCCGTACAAGTTCCAGTCCTACAGCGAGAGCCGCGGCGCCACGCTGGTGCGCAACCCCGAGTGGGATGCCAAGACCGACCCGATCCGCAAGGCGCTGCCCGACAAGATCGAGCTCAAGTTCAACGTCAACGTCACCACGCGCGACGAGCACCTGCTCAACAACACCATCACCGCGGACATCGCGGGCACCGGCCTGGAGTCCAAGACCCAGCCCAAGGTGCTGACGAAGCCGGCCGAGAAGGCGAAGACGGACAACCCGTACGCGGGGGCCACGCAATACCTGGCGCTGAATGTGAACGTCAAGCCGTTCGACAACATCGAGTGCCGCAAGGCCGTGCAGTACGCGGTCGACAAGACCGGCATGGTCAACGCCATCGGCGGCAAGCCCAAGGGCGACCCGGCGAGCACCCTGATCCCGCCGTCCGTCAGCGGCTACAAGAAGTTCGACCTGTACGCGTCGCCGGACAACAAGGGCGACCTGGACAAGGCCAGGGAGCACCTGAAGAAGTGCGGCCTGCCGAAGGGCTTCAAGACCGCGCTGACCGCCCGTAACGACCGTCCCGACGAGGTCACCGCGGCCACCCAGCTCCAGGGCACCTTGAAGAAGGTCGGCATCGACGCCGACATCAAGACCTACCCGGCCGACAAGTACTTCACCGACTACGCCGGTGTCCCGGCATACGTCAAGAAGAACAAGCTCGGCATGATGATGATGGCCTGGGGCCCCGACTGGCCGACCGGCTTCGGCTTCCTCGACCAGATCATCAACGGCAACGCGATCAAGCCGTCCGGCGGCACGAACCTGGCCGAGCTGGACGACCCGGCCATCAACCAGGCGCTGAGCGCCGGCATCGCCACGCTGGACGACGCCAAGCGCGGGAAGATCTGGGGCGACCTCGACCAGAAGGTCGCCGAGACCGCCGTCAACGTGCCGTTGTTCTACCGCAAGAACCTGCTCTACCGCCCGGACTCCGCGGCCAACGTCACGGTCGCCGAGTCCTACCTCGGCATGTACGACTACGTGCTGATGAGCTCCACCAAGTAG
- a CDS encoding ABC transporter permease: MTAPIETTGAAAEAQSEVVLQGVAGKRIEGRSLGRIAWIRFKRDKAAVTGGIVVLLLILVAVLSQPIQTVFGLDPDAFHQDLIDPELLAPKGAFGGISWEHPLGVEPQTGRDILARIIEGSWVSLVVAVGATLLSVAIGVVMGVVAGFYGGWVDSLISRLMDTFLAFPLLLFAISISASLQNGAFGLEGLPLRIAVLIFVIGFFSWPYIGRIVRAQTLSLREREFVDAAKSLGARGPFILFRELLPNLVAPILVYATLLIPTNILFEAALSFLGVGIAPPQASWGGMLTTAVDLYQVDPMFMVIPGMAIFITVLAFNLLGDGLRDALDPRSK, from the coding sequence GTGACCGCACCGATCGAGACCACCGGGGCGGCTGCCGAGGCGCAGTCGGAAGTGGTGCTGCAGGGCGTCGCAGGCAAACGGATCGAGGGCCGTTCGCTCGGCCGGATCGCCTGGATCCGCTTCAAGCGCGACAAGGCAGCGGTCACCGGCGGCATCGTCGTCCTCCTGCTGATCCTGGTCGCGGTGCTCTCCCAGCCCATCCAGACGGTGTTCGGCCTCGATCCCGACGCCTTCCACCAGGACCTGATCGACCCCGAACTTCTCGCCCCCAAGGGAGCGTTCGGCGGCATCAGCTGGGAGCACCCGCTCGGCGTCGAGCCGCAGACCGGCCGCGACATCCTGGCCCGGATCATCGAGGGCTCCTGGGTCTCCCTGGTCGTCGCGGTGGGCGCGACGCTGCTGTCCGTCGCCATCGGTGTGGTGATGGGCGTGGTGGCCGGCTTCTACGGCGGATGGGTGGACAGCCTCATCAGCCGCCTGATGGACACCTTCCTCGCCTTCCCGCTGCTGCTCTTCGCGATCTCCATCTCGGCCTCGCTGCAGAACGGCGCCTTCGGTCTGGAGGGCCTGCCGCTGCGCATCGCCGTGCTGATCTTCGTGATCGGCTTCTTCAGCTGGCCCTACATCGGGCGCATCGTGCGGGCCCAGACGCTGAGCCTGCGCGAGCGGGAGTTCGTCGACGCCGCCAAGTCCCTCGGCGCGCGCGGCCCGTTCATCCTCTTCCGGGAGCTGCTGCCCAACCTGGTCGCGCCGATCCTCGTCTACGCGACGCTGCTGATCCCGACCAACATCCTCTTCGAGGCGGCCCTGAGCTTCCTCGGCGTCGGTATCGCACCGCCGCAAGCGTCCTGGGGCGGCATGCTCACCACCGCCGTGGACCTCTACCAGGTCGACCCGATGTTCATGGTCATCCCCGGCATGGCGATCTTCATCACCGTGCTGGCCTTCAACCTGCTGGGGGACGGGCTCCGTGACGCCCTCGACCCACGCAGCAAGTAA
- a CDS encoding enhanced serine sensitivity protein SseB C-terminal domain-containing protein — protein MSAGAHQGAAAAGRVEQMLQQVSPGRYDAYEALLQALAAGQVWMLLWQGRAGTPDAQYGNMEVEGLGYAPCVTSAAELAASGWTRDHELVTGPDIAATLFPDRWGLWLNPHAPGGGVGVPWLDLRRIAVGLDRLPAGPLRISEPVLDIPQFYALLAQNAHRTPAVRSLRRAWVQPALGAPYLAIGLDLYDTGRHAVDSARLMIQQSIGAVPDGLPVSTVAMNDEYDPVGMWMRASTRPFFDRDGYVQAPGQGPAPAPSYGYGYPRPY, from the coding sequence GTGAGCGCGGGTGCGCATCAGGGAGCGGCGGCGGCCGGACGGGTCGAGCAGATGCTGCAGCAGGTCTCGCCCGGTCGCTACGACGCCTACGAGGCGCTGCTGCAGGCACTCGCCGCCGGGCAGGTCTGGATGCTCCTGTGGCAGGGCCGGGCCGGTACACCGGACGCGCAGTACGGAAACATGGAGGTCGAGGGCCTCGGCTATGCGCCGTGTGTGACCTCGGCCGCCGAACTCGCCGCCTCCGGCTGGACCCGCGACCACGAACTCGTCACCGGCCCCGACATCGCCGCGACGCTCTTCCCCGACCGCTGGGGTCTCTGGCTGAATCCGCATGCTCCCGGCGGCGGTGTCGGCGTCCCCTGGCTGGATCTGCGCCGGATCGCCGTCGGCCTCGACCGGCTGCCCGCCGGACCGCTGCGGATCTCGGAACCGGTCCTCGACATCCCGCAGTTCTACGCCCTCCTGGCCCAGAACGCCCACCGCACGCCCGCCGTACGGTCGTTGCGCCGGGCCTGGGTGCAGCCCGCCCTGGGTGCCCCGTATCTGGCCATCGGTCTGGATCTGTACGACACCGGCCGCCATGCGGTGGATTCGGCGCGGTTGATGATCCAGCAGTCGATCGGCGCGGTTCCGGACGGTCTGCCGGTGTCGACCGTCGCGATGAATGACGAATACGACCCCGTCGGAATGTGGATGCGGGCCTCCACGCGCCCCTTCTTCGATCGCGACGGCTATGTCCAGGCTCCCGGCCAGGGTCCCGCTCCCGCACCTTCCTACGGCTACGGATATCCGCGTCCCTACTGA
- a CDS encoding enhanced serine sensitivity protein SseB — protein MTFPEPGSFPEQGIPDVAWPANELEEVLAASVGHPGAGGRIVEVLGRSQVWVPLPNGGGPESAGPGARGLDLPTVEIDGAAYVPVFSSEQEFRRVVGSYMSFTVAPAREFARGLPAQLGIAVNPDGVVGVPLPPAAVAELCRVGRTEADGPASGGRVRLFEPDWQDEPVDFLAAAGLEFSGAGIVLTARRVLASVEGDTPALFVGVQVEATPAALQDGTARDTALQALGRALGAVPVPWPVQLVMLDIAQGDPVADWMLARVRPFYSREHS, from the coding sequence ATGACATTTCCGGAGCCGGGGAGCTTCCCGGAGCAGGGCATACCGGACGTGGCGTGGCCGGCGAACGAGCTCGAAGAGGTGCTGGCCGCGTCGGTCGGGCACCCGGGCGCGGGCGGCCGGATCGTCGAGGTGCTGGGCCGCAGCCAGGTGTGGGTGCCGCTGCCCAACGGCGGCGGCCCGGAGAGCGCGGGCCCGGGCGCCCGCGGTCTGGATCTGCCCACGGTGGAGATCGACGGCGCGGCCTATGTCCCGGTCTTCAGCTCCGAGCAGGAGTTCCGGCGGGTCGTCGGCTCGTATATGTCCTTCACCGTCGCGCCGGCCCGCGAGTTCGCCCGCGGTCTGCCCGCGCAGCTGGGCATCGCGGTCAATCCGGACGGCGTGGTGGGCGTCCCGCTGCCGCCGGCCGCGGTGGCCGAACTGTGCCGGGTGGGGCGTACGGAAGCGGACGGCCCGGCGAGCGGCGGACGGGTGCGGCTCTTCGAACCGGACTGGCAGGACGAGCCGGTGGACTTCCTGGCCGCCGCCGGACTGGAATTCTCCGGTGCCGGAATTGTCCTGACTGCCCGTCGTGTCCTGGCCAGTGTCGAGGGCGACACGCCCGCGCTGTTCGTCGGAGTTCAGGTCGAGGCGACCCCCGCCGCACTGCAGGACGGCACCGCCCGCGACACGGCCCTGCAGGCCCTCGGACGTGCGCTCGGCGCGGTGCCGGTGCCCTGGCCCGTCCAGCTCGTCATGCTCGACATCGCCCAGGGCGACCCGGTCGCCGACTGGATGCTGGCGCGTGTGCGGCCCTTCTACTCCCGTGAGCACTCGTAA
- a CDS encoding AAA family ATPase, which produces MPRPRRLALAVVRPGRHAEVMDLREGARPATGMRFPAGDLVVVSGLPGSGKSTLMHRIVPPLDARGAAVHRIDSQDVRERWERGRLRRLPYGLYRPLVRAAHYLGLRRALRSRDSVVVHDCGTQAWVRRWIARSARRGGRGLHLVLLDVSPEVALSGQEARGRGVSGYAFARHRRAVRRLVGGAEAARLPKGVGSAVLLDRRAASALETVSFD; this is translated from the coding sequence ATGCCCCGCCCCAGGCGCTTGGCCCTGGCTGTCGTCAGGCCAGGACGCCATGCCGAGGTCATGGACTTGAGGGAGGGGGCCCGGCCCGCCACCGGGATGCGTTTTCCGGCCGGTGATCTGGTCGTGGTCTCCGGTCTGCCGGGCAGCGGCAAGAGCACGCTGATGCACCGGATCGTGCCGCCGCTGGACGCCCGGGGCGCCGCGGTGCACCGCATCGACTCGCAGGACGTCCGCGAACGCTGGGAGCGCGGCAGGCTGCGCCGGCTGCCGTACGGCCTCTACCGTCCGCTGGTCCGCGCCGCCCACTACCTCGGGCTGCGGCGCGCGCTGCGGTCGCGCGACAGCGTGGTGGTCCATGACTGCGGGACGCAGGCGTGGGTGCGGCGCTGGATCGCGCGCTCGGCCCGGCGCGGCGGCCGAGGGCTGCATCTGGTGCTGCTGGACGTCTCGCCCGAGGTGGCGCTGTCCGGCCAGGAGGCCCGGGGGCGCGGTGTCTCCGGGTACGCCTTCGCGCGGCACCGCAGGGCGGTGCGCCGGCTGGTCGGCGGGGCGGAGGCGGCCCGGCTGCCGAAGGGCGTCGGCTCGGCGGTGCTGCTGGACCGGCGGGCGGCGAGCGCGCTGGAGACGGTGAGCTTCGACTGA
- the gcvT gene encoding glycine cleavage system aminomethyltransferase GcvT, whose protein sequence is MTDAPRRTALDATHRALGATMTDFAGWDMPLRYGSEREEHVAVRTHAGLFDLSHMGEITVTGPQAADLLDYALVGNIGGVKAGRARYTMICEPGGGILDDLIVYRLAEQEYMVVANASNAQVVLDALTERAGGFDAEVRDDRDAYALIAVQGPESLGILKGLSPKLSTSLEEGGAPIADLDGLKYYAGLPGTVAGVHALIARTGYTGEDGFELFVRPEDAVALWEALTAAGKDAGLIPCGLSCRDTLRLEAGMPLYGHELTTGTTPFDAGLGRVVKFEKTTNNGDFVGRAALEAAAERAEASPPRKLVGLIAEGRRVPRAGYPVVASDGTVIGEVTSGAPSPTLGKPLAMAYVDAAYATPGTEGVAVDIRGSHEPYEVVALPFYKRQK, encoded by the coding sequence ATGACTGATGCCCCCCGCCGAACCGCGCTCGATGCCACGCACCGTGCGCTCGGCGCCACCATGACCGACTTCGCCGGCTGGGACATGCCGCTGCGCTACGGCAGCGAACGCGAAGAGCATGTCGCCGTCCGCACCCACGCCGGCCTGTTCGACCTCTCCCACATGGGCGAGATCACCGTCACCGGACCGCAGGCCGCCGACCTGCTCGACTACGCGCTGGTGGGCAACATCGGCGGGGTGAAGGCGGGCCGCGCCCGCTACACGATGATCTGCGAGCCCGGGGGCGGCATCCTCGACGACCTGATCGTCTACCGCCTCGCCGAGCAGGAGTACATGGTCGTCGCCAACGCCTCCAACGCCCAGGTGGTGCTGGACGCGCTGACCGAGCGCGCGGGCGGCTTCGACGCCGAGGTCCGCGACGACCGGGACGCCTATGCGCTGATCGCGGTCCAGGGCCCGGAGTCCCTCGGCATCCTCAAGGGGCTGTCCCCCAAGCTCTCGACTTCGCTCGAGGAGGGAGGTGCCCCCATCGCCGATTTGGACGGCCTCAAGTACTACGCGGGCCTGCCCGGCACCGTCGCCGGAGTGCACGCGCTGATCGCCCGCACCGGATACACCGGCGAGGACGGCTTCGAGCTGTTCGTCCGGCCCGAGGACGCGGTCGCCCTCTGGGAGGCACTGACCGCGGCCGGGAAGGACGCCGGGCTGATCCCGTGCGGCCTGTCCTGCCGTGACACGCTGCGCCTGGAGGCGGGTATGCCGCTGTACGGGCATGAGCTGACCACCGGGACGACGCCCTTCGACGCCGGGCTCGGCCGGGTCGTGAAGTTCGAGAAGACCACCAACAACGGTGACTTCGTGGGCCGCGCCGCGCTGGAGGCGGCCGCCGAGCGCGCCGAGGCCAGCCCGCCGCGCAAGCTGGTCGGCCTGATCGCCGAGGGCCGCCGGGTCCCGCGCGCCGGCTACCCGGTCGTCGCGTCCGACGGCACGGTCATCGGCGAGGTCACCTCCGGGGCGCCGTCCCCGACCCTGGGCAAGCCGCTCGCCATGGCATATGTCGACGCGGCGTACGCCACGCCGGGCACCGAGGGTGTCGCCGTGGACATCCGTGGAAGCCATGAGCCGTACGAGGTCGTCGCGCTGCCGTTCTACAAGCGGCAGAAGTAA
- the gcvH gene encoding glycine cleavage system protein GcvH — MDNPQQLRYSKEHEWLSAAEDGVSTVGITEHAANALGDVVFVQLPEVGATITAGETCGELESTKSVSDLYSPVSGEVTAVNEDVVSDPSLVNTAPFEDGWLFKVKVSGEPGELLSADEYTAFAAG, encoded by the coding sequence ATGGACAACCCCCAGCAGCTGCGCTACAGCAAGGAGCACGAGTGGCTGTCGGCCGCCGAGGACGGCGTCTCGACGGTCGGCATCACGGAGCACGCCGCCAACGCGCTCGGCGATGTCGTCTTCGTGCAGCTCCCCGAGGTCGGTGCCACGATCACGGCGGGCGAGACCTGTGGTGAGCTGGAGTCGACCAAGTCGGTCAGCGACCTCTACTCACCGGTCAGCGGCGAGGTCACCGCGGTCAACGAGGACGTCGTCAGCGACCCCTCGCTGGTGAACACCGCCCCGTTCGAGGATGGTTGGCTGTTCAAGGTGAAGGTGAGCGGCGAGCCGGGCGAGCTGCTCTCGGCCGACGAGTACACCGCCTTCGCCGCCGGCTGA